Proteins found in one Misgurnus anguillicaudatus chromosome 3, ASM2758022v2, whole genome shotgun sequence genomic segment:
- the LOC141363524 gene encoding guanine nucleotide-binding protein subunit alpha-12-like, protein MSKKFSWSFLPTVSSSKQERVARQRSRKIDVMLKRGVFMLPEVLFVVGNSQSGVSTFLKQMRIITGPEFSQQELIDFRRTIYKNIIEGLQVLVIEKISMGIPWGNPANENNMLVTSVVSWNMNLEPEKFQGFVTAINSLWNDSGIQEAYSKTKKIYFLVTYESLKYFLNNMNRIGQLSYIPCKQDILYARNFCTASGYFVHRNILITRSRSTQRFHGSHNTTVLFMVASSEFDQVMEVPYSSNGSTSLADSLEVFKVVLCHSFFRKCTTLILFFNKTDLLAEKVQTADIRKYFPEFQGDPHSLEDVQRFLVECFRERMMTVDNSRPFFYHFTTAVDTENIRIAFDSVKETILREKLKALKLL, encoded by the exons ATGTCGAAAAAGTTCAGTTGGAGTTTTCTACCGACTGTTTCGTCTTCGAAACAGGAGCGCGTGGCGCGGCAGAGGAGCCGTAAGATTGACGTTATGCTGAAGCGAGGTGTTTTTATGCTTCCTGAGGTGCTTTTTGTTGTGGGAAATTCTCAAAGCGGGGTATCCACTTTCCTTAAACAAATGCGCATTATTACCGGACCAGAGTTCAGTCAACAAGAACTGATCGACTTCAGACggacaatttacaaaaacataatAGAG GGTTTGCAAGTATTAGTTATAGAAAAAATCAGTATGGGCATCCCATGGGGAAATCCAGCCAATGAGAACAACATGTTGGTGACGTCTGTTGTATCCTGGAATATGAATTTAGAGCCCGAAAAATTTCAAGGCTTTGTTACGGCTATCAACTCTCTGTGGAACGACTCTGGGATTCAGGAGGCTTATAGCAAGactaagaaaatatattttttggtg acaTATGAATCTCTGAAATACTTTCTTAACAACATGAATCGCATTGGTCAGCTG AGCTACATTCCCTGCAAACAGGACATTCTCTATGCACGTAATTTCTGCACAGCTAGCGGTTATTTTGTGCACCGTAATATCTTGATAACCAGAAGTCGTTCAACGCAGAGATTCCATGGTAGCCACAACACCACCGTCCTCTTCATGGTTGCCTCCAGTGAGTTCGACCAAGTCATGGAAGTGCCTTATTCTTCAAATGGGAGCACCAGCCTGGCTGATTCCTTGGAAGTCTTTAAGGTCGTCCTCTGCCACAGCTTTTTTCGCAAATGTACAACCCTCATCCTCTTCTTCAACAAAACTGACCTGCTGGCAGAGAAAGTACAGACTGCAGATATCCGGAAGTATTTTCCAGAATTCCAAGGTGACCCGCACAGCCTGGAAGATGTGCAGAGATTTCTCGTTGAGTGTTTTAGGGAGAGGATGATGACAGTGGACAACAGTCGCCCATTTTTCTATCACTTTACTACTGCGGTGGACACAGAGAACATTCGGATTGCGTTTGACAGTGTTAAAGAAACAATATTACGGgaaaaattaaaagctttaaaGCTCCTGTGA
- the LOC129444884 gene encoding guanine nucleotide-binding protein subunit alpha-12 isoform X2, whose product MLKKFCWSFLPKQERVARQRSRKIDVMLKRDVFMFPEVLLVLGNSQSGVSTFFKQMRIITGPEFSQQELIDFRRTIYMNIIEGLQALVIEKNSMGIPWENSANETHKMLVTSVESWNMNLKPHTFQGFVTAINSLWNDSGIQEAYSKIKKMHNFVSYIPCKQDILYARESCRARGYFVHRNILITELRSKRKYYLSYEYETTILFMVASSDFDQVTNGLYTSNESTSLVESLEFFKAVLCNSLFRKCTIILFFNKTDLLAEKVQTADIRKYFPEFQGDPHSLEDVQRFLVECFRERMTTVDNSRPFFYHFTTAVDTENIRIEFDSVKKTILREKLKAFKLL is encoded by the exons ATGTTGAAAAAATTCTGTTGGAGTTTTTTACCGAAACAGGAGCGCGTGGCGCGGCAGAGGAGCCGTAAGATTGACGTTATGCTGAAGCGAGATGTTTTTATGTTTCCTGAGGTGCTTTTAGTTTTGGGAAATTCTCAAAGCGGGGTATCCACTTTCTTCAAACAAATGCGCATTATTACCGGACCAGAGTTCAGTCAACAAGAACTGATCGACTTCAGACGGACAATTTACATGAACATAATAGAG GGTTTGCAAGCATTAGTTATAGAAAAAAACAGTATGGGCATCCCATGGGAAAATTCAGCCAATGAGACGCACAAGATGTTGGTGACGTCTGTTGAATCCTGGAATATGAATTTAAAGCCCCATACATTTCAAGGCTTTGTTACGGCTATTAACTCTCTGTGGAACGACTCTGGGATTCAGGAGGCTTATAGCAAGATTAAGAAAATGCATAATTTTGTG AGCTACATTCCCTGCAAACAGGACATTCTTTATGCACGCGAATCCTGCAGAGCAAGAGGTTATTTTGTGCACCGTAATATCTTGATAACGGAACTTCGTTCAAAGCGGAAATATTACCTTAGCTACGAGTACGAAACCACCATCCTCTTCATGGTTGCCTCCAGTGACTTCGACCAAGTCACGAATGGGTTATACACCTCAAATGAGAGCACCAGCCTGGTTGAGTCCTTGGAATTCTTTAAGGCCGTCCTCTGCAATAGCCTTTTTCGCAAATGTACCATCATCCTCTTCTTCAACAAAACTGACCTGCTGGCAGAGAAAGTGCAGACTGCAGATATCCGGAAGTATTTTCCAGAATTCCAAGGTGACCCGCACAGCCTGGAAGATGTGCAGAGATTTCTCGTTGAGTGTTTTAGGGAGAGGATGACGACAGTGGACAACAGTCGCCCATTTTTCTATCACTTTACTACTGCGGTGGACACAGAGAACATTCGGATTGAGTTTGacagtgttaaaaaaacaatattacgGGAAAAATTAAAAGCTTTTAAGCTCCTGTGA
- the LOC129444884 gene encoding guanine nucleotide-binding protein subunit alpha-12 isoform X1, translating to MLKKFCWSFLPKQERVARQRSRKIDVMLKRDVFMFPEVLLVLGNSQSGVSTFFKQMRIITGPEFSQQELIDFRRTIYMNIIEGLQALVIEKNSMGIPWENSANETHKMLVTSVESWNMNLKPHTFQGFVTAINSLWNDSGIQEAYSKIKKMHNFVTYESVKYFLNNMNRIGQLSYIPCKQDILYARESCRARGYFVHRNILITELRSKRKYYLSYEYETTILFMVASSDFDQVTNGLYTSNESTSLVESLEFFKAVLCNSLFRKCTIILFFNKTDLLAEKVQTADIRKYFPEFQGDPHSLEDVQRFLVECFRERMTTVDNSRPFFYHFTTAVDTENIRIEFDSVKKTILREKLKAFKLL from the exons ATGTTGAAAAAATTCTGTTGGAGTTTTTTACCGAAACAGGAGCGCGTGGCGCGGCAGAGGAGCCGTAAGATTGACGTTATGCTGAAGCGAGATGTTTTTATGTTTCCTGAGGTGCTTTTAGTTTTGGGAAATTCTCAAAGCGGGGTATCCACTTTCTTCAAACAAATGCGCATTATTACCGGACCAGAGTTCAGTCAACAAGAACTGATCGACTTCAGACGGACAATTTACATGAACATAATAGAG GGTTTGCAAGCATTAGTTATAGAAAAAAACAGTATGGGCATCCCATGGGAAAATTCAGCCAATGAGACGCACAAGATGTTGGTGACGTCTGTTGAATCCTGGAATATGAATTTAAAGCCCCATACATTTCAAGGCTTTGTTACGGCTATTAACTCTCTGTGGAACGACTCTGGGATTCAGGAGGCTTATAGCAAGATTAAGAAAATGCATAATTTTGTG acATATGAATCAGTGAAATACTTCCTTAACAACATGAATCGCATTGGTCAGCTG AGCTACATTCCCTGCAAACAGGACATTCTTTATGCACGCGAATCCTGCAGAGCAAGAGGTTATTTTGTGCACCGTAATATCTTGATAACGGAACTTCGTTCAAAGCGGAAATATTACCTTAGCTACGAGTACGAAACCACCATCCTCTTCATGGTTGCCTCCAGTGACTTCGACCAAGTCACGAATGGGTTATACACCTCAAATGAGAGCACCAGCCTGGTTGAGTCCTTGGAATTCTTTAAGGCCGTCCTCTGCAATAGCCTTTTTCGCAAATGTACCATCATCCTCTTCTTCAACAAAACTGACCTGCTGGCAGAGAAAGTGCAGACTGCAGATATCCGGAAGTATTTTCCAGAATTCCAAGGTGACCCGCACAGCCTGGAAGATGTGCAGAGATTTCTCGTTGAGTGTTTTAGGGAGAGGATGACGACAGTGGACAACAGTCGCCCATTTTTCTATCACTTTACTACTGCGGTGGACACAGAGAACATTCGGATTGAGTTTGacagtgttaaaaaaacaatattacgGGAAAAATTAAAAGCTTTTAAGCTCCTGTGA